In Torulaspora globosa chromosome 1, complete sequence, a genomic segment contains:
- the COX12 gene encoding cytochrome c oxidase subunit VIb (ancestral locus Anc_2.403), translating into MTAEQKIQQISEKAHQPGQESPLHTVGFDARFPNQNQTKHCWQSYVDYHKCINMKGEDFAPCKVFWRTYSSLCPLDWVDKWDEQRAKGIFPGDINP; encoded by the coding sequence ATGACCGCAGAGCAAAAGATTCAACAGATCTCTGAGAAAGCACATCAACCTGGCCAAGAAAGTCCATTGCATACCGTTGGCTTCGATGCTAGATTCCCTAATCAAAACCAGACCAAACACTGTTGGCAGTCATATGTGGATTACCACAAATGTATTAACATGAAGGGCGAGGACTTTGCACCATGCAAAGTGTTCTGGAGAACTTACTCCTCTCTGTGCCCTCTAGACTGGGTCGACAAGTGGGACGAACAAAGAGCGAAGGGGATTTTCCCAGGTGACATCAATCCATGA
- the MLH2 gene encoding mismatch repair protein MLH2 (ancestral locus Anc_2.405), with protein MTIKEIEDTSKWRLVSSSIIPDPKHAVKELIDNAIDAGATSIYVDIDSNTSGCHYICVRDDGSGVDKADRNAMCLNHATSKIRSQDDLSHLKTLGFRGQALFSLATLANKKGSMEITTKSKSESVGEKWLVPKDGLTKGIDRKKVSCPSGTTVLIKNLLLGLRARYLHTVARAARSNEEIHRLTQHYSLIFRSIRFHFCLVTVDKDGQVTRKQLQQSLEPNLSRVRALSIASKLRSPVSDNFLVNDNLPVNKFIHLNVILPRMQPQTDVCGLNKNKRFLSVNNRIISLQLNFGTSVAKIVNKIYREANLMDPTTWYINFECDARILDVNVEPGKNDVMIKDVSIVMRQLEESLSAYIVAELGKKGCEEIEMTGRIPRRPGICQEATVTSQKPGNNGGVSTVNGDQHAGKQGEIKRNESLLPSANENVRSVGSTSALRCAKRQAASDYVYPDEIRWKCNLNSDDAVGTQEVTNRHCSSSLESSPIPGCENEDMEVARNISLSNPFMIAKLKHFSVKQRKIEVPQKNLDNSSSHDSADVAHLESRRYLESAPTYPRADFKQPSLSSTCGDTTLIDEEIVDEERIGHKACLASRRLRLYSEHTEGVTQSVDYNYGKYSQSAYKNELQWLSRDSDPKNRVTESLIALSKDLKDKRISLSRAKEGWFILTN; from the coding sequence ATGACCATTaaggaaatcgaagatACGTCAAAATGGCGTCTTGTGTCCAGCTCAATCATTCCGGACCCCAAGCATGCTGTCAAAGAGCTCATAGATAATGCGATAGACGCTGGAGCCACCAGCATTTACGTTGACATAGATTCTAACACAAGCGGTTGTCATTACATTTGCGTTAGGGACGATGGTTCTGGCGTAGATAAAGCTGATAGGAATGCAATGTGCTTGAACCATGCCACTAGCAAAATAAGGTCGCAGGATGACCTATCCCACTTGAAGACTCTGGGATTCAGAGGACAGGCGCTCTTTTCTCTAGCAACATTAGCCAATAAGAAAGGTTCTATGGAAATTACAACAAAGAGTAAGTCTGAAAGTGTTGGCGAGAAGTGGCTGGTGCCCAAAGATGGCCTTACCAAAGGTATAGACCGTAAAAAGGTCTCATGTCCGTCAGGCACTACAGTACTGATCAAAAACCTCCTGCTGGGATTGAGAGCCCGGTATTTACACACAGTAGCTAGGGCGGCAAGAAGCAATGAAGAGATTCACCGTCTAACACAGCACTACTCTTTGATTTTCCGATCAATTCGATTCCACTTTTGTCTTGTTACTGTCGACAAGGATGGTCAAGTAACGAGGAAGCAATTGCAACAATCCTTGGAACCAAACCTTTCAAGAGTACGAGCCCTCTCAATAGCATCAAAGTTGAGGTCGCCAGTCTCAGATAACTTCCTCGTTAACGATAATTTGCCTGTCAATAAGTTTATTCATTTGAATGTCATACTGCCAAGAATGCAGCCGCAGACAGACGTCTGCGGGCTCAACAAAAATAAGAGGTTTCTCTCCGTTAACAATCGAATCATTTCGCTTCAACTGAACTTTGGGACTTCAGTCGCCAAAATAGTTAATAAAATTTACCGTGAAGCAAATTTAATGGATCCAACGACCTGGTATATTAACTTCGAATGTGACGCAAGAATTTTGGACGTGAATGTTGAACCGGGAAAAAATGATGTTATGATTAAGGACGTATCCATCGTCATGCGTCAACTGGAGGAGTCTCTCTCTGCGTATATTGTGGCGGAGTTGGGCAAGAAAGGAtgtgaagaaatcgaaATGACCGGGCGAATTCCAAGGCGTCCAGGCATATGTCAGGAAGCTACTGTGACAAGCCAAAAGCCAGGTAACAATGGAGGTGTATCCACGGTTAACGGTGATCAGCACGCTGGGAAACAGGGGGAAATCAAACGAAATGAATCACTGCTTCCTTCAGCGAATGAAAATGTACGCTCAGTCGGAAGCACATCGGCGCTGCGATGCGCCAAGCGCCAAGCTGCATCTGATTATGTGTATCCAGATGAGATTCGATGGAAGTGCAACTTAAATTCGGATGATGCGGTTGGAACACAGGAAGTAACCAATCGCCATTGCTCATCGTCGCTGGAAAGCTCGCCAATCCCGGGCTGTGAGAATGAGGATATGGAGGTGGCACGAAACATATCCCTTTCGAACCCGTTCATGATCGCAAAGCTGAAGCACTTCAGCGTAAAGCAGCGCAAAATTGAAGTACcgcagaagaatcttgataattCGAGCTCCCATGATTCCGCTGATGTTGCTCACCTCGAATCGAGAAGATATCTGGAAAGTGCACCTACTTATCCGCGAGCGGATTTCAAGCAACCTAGCTTGTCATCCACCTGCGGTGATACAACGCTGAtagatgaagagattgtaGATGAGGAAAGGATAGGCCATAAAGCCTGCTtagcttcaagaaggctaCGACTGTATTCAGAGCATACAGAAGGCGTTACACAGTCTGTCGACTACAATTATGGCAAGTACAGTCAAAGTGCTTACAAAAACGAACTACAGTGGTTAAGCAGAGATTCTGATCCGAAAAACCGCGTAACCGAAAGCCTTATTGCCCTTTCAAAGGACCTGAAGGACAAGAGAATTTCGCTCTCTCGCGCAAAAGAGGGATGGTTCATACTGACCAACTGA
- the DPI35 gene encoding Dpi35p (ancestral locus Anc_2.404), translating to MAFPRRIPIGGWKHALKPESPTVITFDAYNTLYATTLPVMQQYCLVAKKYNVIADPMQLTMKFPKVFKELRDRHPNYGKFTGITAVEWWSKLITNVFQPLEISKEMVEEILVRFEGYQAYQVYPDVLDFIKEAKSKHPDVILGIISNTDPVVYTLLQNLGLYEYFKPHIFLSYDLDLKKPSKEIFEYALEDMAKRYPRLLENNDLGTLRSRCWHIGDEAINDMRGAENAGWNGVLIDRNNKYGHLSRSFEHKDRSSDLLSVDKIDTTSSISYEESLRQMDTVLLGERAFVVSNFKTLQDFLL from the coding sequence ATGGCttttccaagaagaataccAATTGGTGGGTGGAAGCATGCTCTGAAGCCTGAAAGTCCCACAGTGATCACCTTCGATGCTTACAACACATTATATGCAACGACACTGCCAGTTATGCAGCAGTACTGCCTGgttgccaagaaatacaaCGTCATCGCCGATCCCATGCAACTAACCATGAAATTTCCCAAAGTCTTCAAGGAGCTGAGGGATAGGCATCCGAACTATGGCAAGTTTACAGGCATCACCGCAGTGGAATGGTGGAGCAAGCTTATCACGAACGTTTTCCAGCCGCTGGAGATCTCAAAAGAGATGGTTGAGGAGATTTTAGTGAGATTCGAGGGTTACCAAGCTTACCAGGTGTATCCAGATGTGCTTGATTTCATAAAAGAAGCTAAATCAAAGCATCCGGATGTGATCTTAGGTATCATCAGCAACACAGATCCGGTGGTATATACATTGCTGCAAAACCTTGGACTGTACGAATACTTTAAACCGCATATCTTCTTATCATACGACCTAGATCTGAAAAAGCCCtccaaagagattttcgAATATGCCCTTGAGGATATGGCGAAGAGGTATCCCAGATTGCTAGAGAATAATGACCTCGGGACCCTCAGGTCTCGGTGCTGGCATATCGGCGATGAGGCAATCAACGACATGCGCGGTGCTGAGAATGCTGGATGGAATGGAGTACTGATCGATAGGAACAATAAGTACGGACACTTATCCAGGTCTTTTGAGCACAAGGACAGGAGCAGCGACCTTCTGTCAGTCGATAAAATTGATACTACTTCAAGCATAAGCTACGAGGAGAGCTTGAGACAAATGGATACTGTTCTCCTGGGTGAGAGAGCCTTTGTGGTGTCAAACTTCAAAactcttcaagacttcctactttga